Proteins from one Nitrobacteraceae bacterium AZCC 2146 genomic window:
- a CDS encoding transposase (product_source=COG3415; cog=COG3415; pfam=PF01710; superfamily=46689): MARAYSLDLRERVVAAVAAGESCRKVAALFKVSVASAVKWSQRARATGSPAARPMGGNRPYALADQRDWLLKRLADQPDVTLRALVAELAGRGIKVSYYAVWHFFEHEGISFKKKPSRQRAGSPGRGKAAGAMEAPAKQARSRPPRLYR, encoded by the coding sequence ATGGCCCGCGCTTATTCTCTGGATCTTCGTGAACGCGTTGTGGCGGCGGTTGCGGCGGGCGAGAGCTGCCGGAAGGTAGCCGCGCTCTTCAAGGTGAGCGTGGCGAGTGCGGTGAAATGGTCGCAACGCGCACGCGCCACCGGAAGCCCCGCGGCCCGCCCTATGGGTGGCAATCGACCCTATGCGCTGGCCGACCAGCGGGACTGGCTGCTGAAACGCCTTGCCGATCAGCCTGATGTGACGTTGCGGGCGCTGGTGGCGGAGCTTGCCGGGCGCGGCATCAAGGTCAGCTATTATGCGGTGTGGCACTTCTTCGAGCATGAAGGCATCAGCTTCAAAAAAAAGCCTTCACGCCAGCGAGCAGGATCGCCCGGACGTGGCAAGGCGGCGGGCGCGATGGAAGCGCCTGCAAAACAAGCTCGATCCAGGCCGCCTCGTCTTTATCGATGA
- a CDS encoding NitT/TauT family transport system substrate-binding protein (product_source=KO:K02051; cath_funfam=3.40.190.10; cleavage_site_network=SignalP-noTM; cog=COG0715; ko=KO:K02051; pfam=PF09084; superfamily=53850): protein MKLIGIPAAAMLAALVATPAVAQTKVTIAISGWTGFAPLTLAKEAGIFAKNGLDVTIKKVPQASRHLAIASGDVQCAATTVETWVVWNANGVATTQLFQLDKSYGADGMVVRSGTTAIKDLKGKTVAASAPGTAPYFTLAWFLKKNGMSVKDVTVVNMDPGPAAQAFIAGQNDAAMTYEPYLSAVREKPEAGKIIATTLDYPMIMDTFGCTPKFIAENEAAVKALTKSYFDAVDMIKADQAKSYEIMGADVKQSGEAFGKSAAYLRWQGKDENKKFFAGDFQAFSKEAAELLLEIGIIKEIPDLTKIVDTRFIQ from the coding sequence ATGAAGTTGATTGGAATTCCAGCGGCTGCGATGCTCGCGGCCCTCGTCGCGACACCCGCTGTCGCGCAGACCAAGGTAACCATCGCGATCTCCGGCTGGACCGGCTTCGCGCCGCTGACACTGGCCAAGGAAGCCGGCATCTTCGCCAAGAACGGTCTCGACGTCACCATCAAGAAAGTCCCGCAGGCCAGCCGCCATCTCGCTATCGCTTCCGGCGATGTGCAATGCGCGGCGACGACGGTTGAAACCTGGGTGGTGTGGAACGCCAACGGCGTCGCCACCACGCAGCTGTTCCAGCTCGACAAGTCCTATGGCGCCGACGGCATGGTGGTGCGGTCAGGCACGACCGCCATCAAGGATCTCAAGGGCAAGACCGTCGCCGCGTCGGCGCCGGGCACCGCGCCATACTTTACGCTGGCCTGGTTCCTGAAGAAGAACGGCATGTCGGTGAAGGACGTCACCGTGGTCAACATGGACCCGGGTCCGGCCGCGCAGGCCTTCATCGCCGGACAGAACGACGCCGCGATGACTTATGAGCCGTATCTCTCCGCGGTACGCGAGAAGCCGGAAGCCGGCAAGATCATCGCCACCACGCTGGACTACCCGATGATCATGGACACCTTCGGCTGCACGCCGAAGTTCATCGCCGAGAACGAAGCTGCGGTGAAGGCGCTGACCAAGAGCTATTTCGACGCCGTCGACATGATCAAGGCCGACCAGGCCAAATCCTATGAGATCATGGGCGCCGATGTGAAGCAGAGCGGCGAGGCGTTCGGCAAGTCCGCGGCCTATCTGCGCTGGCAGGGCAAGGACGAGAACAAGAAGTTCTTCGCCGGCGATTTCCAGGCGTTCTCCAAGGAAGCGGCCGAGCTGCTGCTGGAAATCGGCATCATCAAGGAAATCCCCGATCTGACCAAGATCGTCGACACCCGTTTCATCCAGTGA
- a CDS encoding NitT/TauT family transport system permease protein (product_source=KO:K02050; cath_funfam=1.10.3720.10; cog=COG0600; ko=KO:K02050; pfam=PF00528; superfamily=161098; transmembrane_helix_parts=Inside_1_12,TMhelix_13_35,Outside_36_67,TMhelix_68_90,Inside_91_102,TMhelix_103_125,Outside_126_129,TMhelix_130_152,Inside_153_188,TMhelix_189_211,Outside_212_220,TMhelix_221_243,Inside_244_257), with protein MKPLAPISSPARVVLGISFFILFIAAWSYATFGGFVSKTFLANPLTMLSDGWLLLTRHDFLFDIGMTIWRVIGGFVLAALVAVPLGILMGAYKPIEAFLEPFVSFARYLPASAFIPLLILWAGIGELQKLLVIFIGSVFQLTLMVAVTVGSVRRDLVEASLTLGARDVGVLRRVLIPSAAPDIAEILRLVLGWAWTYVIVAELIGSSSGIGHMIIDSQALLATGQIIFGIIVIGIIGLISDYAFKAANRQMFPWSLI; from the coding sequence ATGAAACCGCTCGCCCCGATCTCGTCTCCCGCGCGCGTCGTGCTCGGTATTTCGTTTTTCATTCTGTTCATCGCCGCCTGGTCCTATGCGACCTTCGGCGGGTTCGTCTCGAAAACCTTTCTCGCCAATCCGCTGACCATGCTGAGCGACGGCTGGCTGCTGCTCACCAGGCATGACTTCCTCTTCGATATCGGGATGACGATCTGGCGCGTGATCGGCGGTTTCGTGCTGGCGGCGCTGGTCGCGGTGCCGCTCGGCATCTTGATGGGCGCCTACAAGCCCATCGAGGCCTTCCTCGAACCCTTCGTGTCCTTCGCACGCTATCTGCCGGCGTCGGCGTTCATTCCGCTGCTGATCCTGTGGGCCGGCATCGGCGAATTGCAGAAGCTGCTGGTGATCTTCATCGGCTCGGTGTTCCAGCTTACCCTGATGGTCGCCGTCACCGTCGGCAGCGTGCGCCGCGATCTGGTCGAGGCCTCATTGACGCTCGGTGCGCGCGACGTCGGCGTGCTGCGCCGGGTGCTGATCCCGTCGGCGGCGCCGGACATCGCGGAAATTCTCCGCCTCGTGCTCGGCTGGGCCTGGACCTATGTCATCGTCGCCGAACTGATCGGTTCGTCCTCGGGCATCGGCCACATGATCATCGACAGCCAGGCATTGCTGGCCACCGGCCAGATCATCTTCGGCATCATCGTCATCGGCATCATCGGTCTGATCTCCGACTATGCGTTCAAGGCGGCGAACCGGCAGATGTTCCCGTGGAGCCTGATTTGA
- a CDS encoding formimidoylglutamate deiminase (product_source=KO:K05603; cath_funfam=2.30.40.10,3.20.20.140; cog=COG0402; ko=KO:K05603; pfam=PF01979; superfamily=51338,51556; tigrfam=TIGR02022) — MRAESPAKRLFFADALLPGGWARDVTVSIENGVIASVADNASSAGAEIISGVAIPGLPNLHSHAFQRGMAGLTEVRGVTQDSFWTWRQLMYRFLDALTPDDVEAIAGFAYAEMLEAGFTSVAEFHYLHHDEHGQPYADLAEMAGRITAAAGATGIGLTLLPSFYNFSSFGGAPSLHGQRRFANDPQRFLALLEKSRAAIAACDDAAIGIAPHSLRAITPETLKEVLAAFPQGPIHIHVAEQVKEVSDCVAWSGQTPVAWLLDHMPVDRRWVLIHATHMTAEEATGVAASRAMIGLCPLTEASLGDGIFEGSQFLEAGGSFGVGTDSNIEITAPGELKQLEYSQRLRYRIRNAVARTPGESTGRALYEHALDGGAQALGRSVGSLAVGKRADIVVLNNAHPDLAAVSGDRWLDAYTFVAGKSAIDSVWVGGKQVVEAGRHRQRSSIVARYQRTMKRLVGL, encoded by the coding sequence ATGCGCGCCGAAAGTCCTGCAAAACGGCTGTTCTTCGCTGACGCGCTGCTGCCCGGCGGCTGGGCGCGCGACGTCACTGTATCCATCGAAAACGGCGTCATCGCGTCGGTTGCCGACAATGCAAGCAGCGCTGGCGCTGAAATCATCAGCGGCGTCGCGATCCCCGGACTGCCTAATTTGCACAGCCATGCCTTCCAGCGCGGCATGGCCGGCCTGACTGAAGTCCGCGGCGTCACTCAGGACAGTTTCTGGACCTGGCGGCAGTTGATGTATCGATTCCTCGATGCCCTGACGCCCGACGATGTCGAGGCGATTGCCGGCTTCGCCTATGCCGAGATGCTGGAGGCCGGCTTTACCAGCGTTGCAGAATTCCACTATCTGCATCACGACGAACACGGCCAACCCTATGCCGACCTCGCGGAGATGGCTGGCCGCATCACGGCGGCGGCCGGCGCAACCGGTATCGGGCTGACGCTATTGCCGTCGTTCTACAACTTCAGTTCGTTCGGCGGCGCGCCGTCGCTGCACGGCCAGCGGCGGTTTGCCAACGATCCCCAGCGGTTTCTTGCGCTGCTGGAAAAATCGCGCGCCGCCATTGCTGCCTGCGACGATGCGGCGATCGGCATCGCGCCGCATTCGCTGCGCGCCATCACGCCGGAGACGCTGAAGGAAGTGCTTGCGGCATTCCCGCAGGGGCCGATCCACATTCATGTCGCCGAGCAGGTCAAGGAAGTCAGCGACTGCGTCGCCTGGTCCGGCCAGACCCCGGTGGCCTGGCTGCTCGACCACATGCCGGTCGATAGACGCTGGGTGCTGATCCACGCCACCCACATGACCGCAGAGGAGGCGACGGGTGTCGCGGCCTCCCGCGCCATGATCGGACTGTGCCCGCTCACCGAAGCCAGTCTCGGCGACGGCATTTTTGAAGGCTCGCAATTTCTTGAAGCCGGCGGCAGCTTTGGCGTCGGTACCGATTCCAATATCGAGATCACCGCGCCGGGCGAACTGAAGCAGCTCGAATACAGCCAGCGGCTGCGCTATCGGATCCGCAACGCGGTGGCGCGCACGCCGGGTGAATCCACCGGCCGCGCGCTCTACGAACATGCACTGGACGGCGGCGCGCAGGCGCTGGGCCGCTCGGTTGGATCGCTCGCCGTCGGCAAGCGCGCCGATATCGTCGTGCTTAACAATGCCCATCCCGATCTCGCCGCGGTTAGCGGCGATCGTTGGCTCGATGCCTACACGTTCGTCGCCGGCAAGTCGGCCATCGACAGCGTCTGGGTCGGCGGCAAGCAGGTCGTCGAAGCCGGTCGTCACCGGCAGCGTTCGTCCATCGTCGCGCGCTACCAGCGCACGATGAAGCGTTTGGTCGGTCTGTGA
- a CDS encoding hypothetical protein (product_source=Hypo-rule applied), whose product MAMSNTRDEGCDYQAAELTLAIRHAAMQYHSKSVQESAS is encoded by the coding sequence ATGGCGATGAGCAACACCCGCGATGAAGGCTGCGACTATCAAGCCGCAGAATTGACTCTGGCAATCCGCCATGCTGCCATGCAATATCATTCAAAATCTGTTCAGGAGAGCGCGTCATGA
- a CDS encoding urocanate hydratase (product_source=KO:K01712; cath_funfam=3.40.1770.10; cog=COG2987; ko=KO:K01712; pfam=PF01175,PF17391,PF17392; superfamily=111326; tigrfam=TIGR01228) has protein sequence MDRSKNARIVCSPRGAEMTAKSWLTEAPLRMLMNNLDPEVAENPNELVVYGGIGRAARSWESFDQIAASLRKLESDETLLVQSGKPVGVFRTHADAPRVLIANSNLVPRWATWEHFNELDRKGLMMYGQMTAGSWIYIGSQGIVQGTYETFVEIGRQHYNGDLSGRWILTAGLGGMGGAQPLAATMAGASCLAVECQPSRIEMRLKSRYLDVQAKDLDEGLEIIERANKDRKPISVGVLGNAADIFPELVRRGVRPDVVTDQTSAHDPINGYLPKGWSLAEWEDKRATAPQAVEQASRKSMGEHVRAMLDFQKMGVPTVDYGNNIRQMAKEEGVENAFDFPGFVPAYIRPLFCRGIGPFRWVALSGDPEDIYKTDAKVKEILGDNKALVNWLDMARERIQFQGLPARICWVGLGDRHRLGLAFNEMVASGELAGPIVIGRDHLDSGSVASPNRETEAMKDGSDAVSDWPLLNALLNCASGATWVSLHHGGGVGMGFSQHAGMVIVADGTPEAAKRIERVLWNDPASGVMRHADAGYESAIACAEEHGLNLPSLG, from the coding sequence ATGGACCGCAGCAAGAACGCCCGGATCGTGTGCAGCCCGCGCGGCGCGGAGATGACCGCGAAGAGCTGGCTCACCGAAGCGCCGCTGCGCATGCTGATGAACAATCTCGACCCGGAAGTGGCCGAGAATCCCAATGAGCTGGTGGTCTATGGCGGCATCGGCCGCGCCGCGCGTAGTTGGGAAAGCTTCGATCAGATCGCTGCATCGCTGCGCAAGCTCGAAAGCGACGAGACGCTGCTGGTGCAATCCGGCAAGCCGGTCGGCGTTTTCCGCACCCATGCCGACGCGCCCCGCGTGCTGATCGCCAATTCCAATCTGGTGCCGCGCTGGGCGACCTGGGAGCACTTCAACGAGCTCGATCGCAAGGGCCTGATGATGTACGGCCAGATGACCGCGGGCTCGTGGATCTATATCGGCTCGCAGGGCATCGTGCAGGGCACCTACGAGACTTTTGTCGAGATCGGCCGCCAGCACTACAACGGCGATCTCAGCGGGCGCTGGATCCTGACTGCAGGCCTCGGCGGCATGGGCGGTGCGCAGCCGCTGGCGGCAACCATGGCCGGAGCCTCCTGCCTCGCGGTTGAGTGTCAGCCGAGCCGGATCGAGATGCGGCTGAAGAGCCGCTATCTCGACGTCCAGGCCAAGGATCTCGATGAAGGGTTGGAAATCATCGAACGCGCCAACAAGGACAGGAAGCCGATCTCGGTCGGCGTGCTCGGCAACGCCGCCGACATCTTCCCCGAACTGGTCCGCCGCGGCGTGCGCCCGGATGTCGTCACCGACCAGACCTCCGCGCATGATCCCATCAACGGCTACCTGCCGAAAGGCTGGAGCCTGGCCGAATGGGAAGACAAGCGCGCCACGGCGCCGCAGGCGGTCGAGCAGGCGTCGCGGAAATCGATGGGCGAACATGTCCGGGCGATGCTGGATTTCCAGAAGATGGGCGTGCCCACCGTCGACTACGGCAACAACATCCGGCAGATGGCCAAGGAGGAAGGTGTCGAGAATGCCTTCGATTTTCCGGGCTTCGTGCCGGCTTACATTCGGCCGCTGTTCTGCCGGGGCATCGGTCCATTCCGCTGGGTCGCGCTGTCGGGCGATCCCGAGGACATCTACAAGACCGACGCCAAGGTGAAGGAAATTCTCGGCGACAACAAAGCGCTGGTGAACTGGCTCGACATGGCGCGCGAGCGCATCCAGTTTCAGGGCCTGCCGGCACGGATCTGCTGGGTCGGTCTCGGCGATCGGCATCGGCTTGGCCTCGCCTTCAACGAGATGGTGGCGTCGGGTGAATTGGCCGGACCGATCGTGATTGGCCGCGACCATCTGGATTCCGGTTCGGTCGCCAGCCCGAACCGCGAGACCGAGGCGATGAAGGACGGTTCCGATGCCGTCTCCGACTGGCCGCTACTCAACGCGTTGCTGAACTGCGCATCCGGGGCGACGTGGGTGTCGCTGCATCATGGCGGCGGCGTCGGCATGGGATTTTCGCAGCATGCCGGCATGGTGATCGTCGCCGACGGCACACCGGAAGCCGCCAAGCGCATCGAGCGCGTGCTGTGGAACGATCCCGCGTCAGGCGTGATGCGCCACGCCGATGCGGGCTACGAGTCGGCGATCGCCTGCGCCGAGGAACATGGCTTGAACCTGCCGAGCTTGGGCTGA
- a CDS encoding transposase (product_source=COG3335; cog=COG3335; pfam=PF13358; superfamily=53098), whose amino-acid sequence MARRRARWKRLQNKLDPGRLVFIDETWAKTNMTRTHGRAPRGERLVAKVPHGHWQTLTFLAALRSDRIDAPCVIDGPINGDSFLAYVEQVLVPALKPGDIVVIDNLGSHKGKAVRRAIRAAGAKLFFLPPYSPDLNPIEQMFAKLKTLLRKAAERTVEATWRRIGALLSAFSPQECANYLTNSGYAST is encoded by the coding sequence GTGGCAAGGCGGCGGGCGCGATGGAAGCGCCTGCAAAACAAGCTCGATCCAGGCCGCCTCGTCTTTATCGATGAGACCTGGGCCAAGACCAACATGACGCGCACCCATGGCCGGGCGCCACGTGGCGAACGGCTGGTCGCGAAGGTGCCGCACGGTCATTGGCAAACCCTGACCTTCCTGGCAGCGCTGCGCTCGGATCGCATCGACGCTCCCTGCGTGATCGACGGGCCGATCAACGGCGACAGCTTCCTTGCTTATGTCGAGCAGGTGCTGGTCCCAGCCCTGAAGCCGGGTGACATCGTCGTCATCGACAATCTCGGCAGCCACAAGGGAAAGGCCGTTCGCCGCGCGATCCGCGCGGCCGGCGCGAAGCTGTTCTTCCTTCCGCCTTACAGTCCAGATCTCAACCCGATCGAGCAGATGTTTGCCAAGCTCAAAACCCTGCTGCGCAAGGCCGCAGAACGAACCGTCGAAGCCACGTGGCGCAGGATCGGAGCGCTCCTCAGCGCCTTCAGCCCTCAAGAATGCGCGAACTATTTGACAAACTCCGGATACGCTTCAACGTGA
- a CDS encoding imidazolonepropionase (product_source=KO:K01468; cath_funfam=2.30.40.10,3.20.20.140; cog=COG1228; ko=KO:K01468; pfam=PF01979; superfamily=51338,51556; tigrfam=TIGR01224), translating into MPFDTIWTNARLATMAPGQPGLGIIEHGCVASRDGRIVFAGAAADMPAATDAIERIDCDGRWITPGLVDCHTHLIFGGNRANEFAMRLDGASYEEISRAGGGIASSMLATRAASEEQLVASGLKRLDHLIAEGVTTIEIKSGYGLDQATEIRCLSAARQLGRERAVSVVTSFLGAHAMPPEAKGDKDAYIARVCDEMLPAIAELKLADAVDAFCEGIAFSPAQTARVFAAAKAFGLPVKLHADQLSNLHGARLAAEHGALSADHLEFTDEDGVIALTRAGTVAVVLPGAFYALRETQAPPIALFRKHGTHLALATDCNPGTSPLTSLLLAMNMGATLFHLTVDECLTGVTREAARALGRLGEVGTLEAGKSCDLAIWDIEQPAELVYRVGFNPLHARVWHGQSQTTLSR; encoded by the coding sequence ATGCCCTTCGATACGATCTGGACCAACGCGCGCCTTGCCACCATGGCGCCGGGACAGCCCGGCCTTGGTATCATCGAGCACGGCTGCGTCGCGTCCAGGGACGGCCGCATCGTATTTGCCGGCGCTGCGGCCGACATGCCCGCAGCCACCGATGCGATTGAGCGCATCGACTGCGACGGCCGCTGGATCACGCCGGGCCTGGTCGATTGCCACACCCATCTGATCTTCGGCGGCAACCGCGCCAATGAATTCGCGATGCGGCTGGATGGCGCCAGCTACGAAGAGATTTCCCGCGCCGGCGGCGGCATTGCCTCGAGCATGCTGGCGACCCGCGCGGCGAGCGAAGAGCAGTTGGTCGCCAGCGGCCTGAAGCGGCTCGATCATCTGATCGCCGAGGGCGTCACCACCATCGAAATCAAATCCGGCTATGGCCTCGATCAGGCAACCGAGATCCGCTGCCTTAGTGCGGCGCGGCAGCTCGGCCGCGAACGCGCGGTGTCGGTGGTGACGTCGTTTCTCGGTGCCCATGCAATGCCGCCGGAAGCAAAGGGCGACAAGGACGCGTATATCGCCCGCGTCTGCGACGAGATGCTGCCGGCGATTGCGGAGCTGAAACTAGCCGATGCCGTCGATGCATTCTGCGAAGGCATCGCGTTTTCGCCGGCGCAGACGGCGCGGGTGTTTGCCGCCGCGAAGGCATTCGGACTGCCGGTCAAGCTGCATGCCGACCAACTTTCCAACCTGCATGGCGCGCGGCTCGCGGCCGAGCACGGCGCGCTGTCGGCGGATCACCTCGAATTCACCGACGAGGACGGCGTCATCGCCCTGACCAGAGCCGGCACCGTCGCGGTGGTGCTGCCCGGCGCGTTCTACGCATTGCGGGAGACGCAGGCACCGCCGATCGCGCTGTTCCGCAAACACGGCACACATCTGGCACTGGCCACCGACTGCAATCCCGGGACGTCGCCGCTGACGTCGCTGCTGCTGGCGATGAACATGGGCGCGACGCTGTTTCATCTGACCGTGGACGAATGCCTTACCGGCGTGACCCGCGAAGCCGCGCGCGCACTGGGACGGCTCGGCGAGGTCGGCACGCTCGAAGCCGGCAAGTCCTGCGATCTCGCGATCTGGGACATCGAACAGCCCGCCGAGCTGGTCTACCGGGTCGGCTTCAATCCGCTTCACGCGCGCGTCTGGCACGGCCAGTCGCAAACGACATTATCCAGGTAA
- a CDS encoding GntR family histidine utilization transcriptional repressor (product_source=KO:K05836; cath_funfam=1.10.10.10; cog=COG2188; ko=KO:K05836; pfam=PF00392,PF07702; smart=SM00345,SM00866; superfamily=64288; tigrfam=TIGR02018) translates to MVTARAQRTDAVKARAAPQALYQRIRADLEEKIMSGRWPPGHRIPFEHELVDTYNCSRMTVNKVLSGLADAGVIERKRRVGSFVARPLVQSAVLHIPDIQAEIAKRGESYGYELLVRKRRAATKDDLDRLGLKAGCDVLSLRCRHIAKGRPFALEERLINLDVVPLASEIDFTKVPPGTWLLGHVPWNEAEHQITACLADDTILKALALKSPAACLMVERRTWRKRKIITSVRVSYPSDLYQLTARFTPAARSWR, encoded by the coding sequence ATGGTGACAGCGCGCGCGCAAAGGACCGATGCCGTCAAAGCACGCGCCGCGCCGCAGGCGCTGTACCAGCGCATCCGCGCCGATCTTGAAGAAAAGATCATGTCCGGCCGCTGGCCGCCCGGCCATCGGATTCCGTTCGAACATGAACTGGTCGATACCTATAATTGCTCGCGGATGACCGTGAACAAGGTGCTGTCGGGTCTGGCCGATGCTGGCGTCATCGAGCGCAAGCGCCGCGTCGGCAGCTTTGTCGCGCGGCCCTTAGTGCAGTCGGCTGTGCTGCACATTCCCGATATCCAGGCCGAGATCGCCAAGCGCGGCGAGAGCTACGGCTACGAATTACTGGTGCGCAAGCGTCGGGCAGCGACCAAGGACGATCTCGATCGTCTCGGCCTCAAGGCGGGGTGCGACGTGCTGTCGCTGCGCTGCCGGCATATCGCGAAGGGGCGTCCGTTTGCACTGGAAGAGCGGCTGATCAATCTCGACGTGGTGCCGCTGGCAAGCGAGATCGATTTTACCAAGGTGCCGCCGGGCACATGGCTGCTCGGCCATGTGCCGTGGAATGAAGCGGAGCACCAGATCACCGCCTGCCTTGCCGACGACACGATCCTGAAAGCACTGGCGCTGAAGTCGCCGGCAGCGTGCCTCATGGTCGAGCGGCGCACCTGGCGCAAACGCAAGATCATCACGTCTGTTCGCGTCAGCTATCCGAGCGACCTGTATCAACTCACCGCACGTTTCACGCCGGCGGCGCGATCATGGCGATGA
- a CDS encoding ABC-type nitrate/sulfonate/bicarbonate transport system ATPase subunit (product_source=COG1116; cath_funfam=3.40.50.300; cog=COG1116; pfam=PF00005; smart=SM00382; superfamily=52540) — translation MSKLVIENVSRIFPAVRGGTPTRALEPTHLSVADNDFVTILGPSGCGKSTLLRMVAGLDTPTTGRILLDGKAITGPGADRGMVFQSYTLFPWLTVSENISFGLRERGIAPRERNAIAGEWLDKVGLTSFANHFPKQLSGGMQQRTAIARALANSPEILLLDEPFGALDNQTRALMQELLLGIWERERKTVIFVTHDIEEAVFLASRVVVMSARPGRIKADVTVDLPHPRHYTVKTSPEFSALKARLTEEIRVEAVLAAEVH, via the coding sequence TTGAGCAAGCTTGTGATCGAGAACGTCTCGCGCATCTTCCCCGCCGTGCGTGGCGGCACGCCGACGCGCGCGCTGGAGCCGACCCATCTCAGCGTGGCGGATAATGACTTCGTCACCATCCTCGGCCCGTCCGGCTGCGGCAAGTCGACCTTGCTGCGCATGGTCGCGGGGCTGGATACGCCGACCACCGGCCGCATCCTGCTCGATGGCAAGGCGATCACCGGCCCCGGCGCCGATCGCGGCATGGTGTTTCAGTCGTACACGCTGTTTCCCTGGCTCACGGTGTCGGAAAACATTTCCTTCGGCCTGCGCGAACGCGGCATCGCGCCGCGCGAACGCAATGCCATCGCCGGTGAGTGGCTCGACAAGGTCGGTCTCACCAGTTTCGCCAATCATTTTCCGAAGCAGCTCTCCGGCGGCATGCAGCAGCGCACCGCGATCGCGCGTGCGCTGGCCAACAGCCCCGAAATTCTATTGCTCGACGAGCCGTTCGGCGCGCTCGACAACCAGACCCGCGCGCTGATGCAGGAATTGCTGCTCGGCATCTGGGAGCGCGAACGCAAGACAGTGATCTTCGTCACCCACGATATCGAGGAGGCAGTGTTCCTCGCCTCCCGCGTGGTGGTGATGTCGGCGCGGCCCGGCCGCATCAAGGCCGACGTGACGGTCGATCTGCCGCATCCGCGGCACTACACCGTCAAGACCAGCCCGGAATTCTCGGCGCTGAAGGCCCGGCTGACGGAAGAGATCCGCGTCGAGGCGGTGCTCGCGGCGGAAGTCCACTAG